From Saprospiraceae bacterium, one genomic window encodes:
- a CDS encoding ATP-binding protein has protein sequence MRIVFTGPESTGKTSLAVLFSHRYKGKLNIEYSRLFLSEHGPDYTFHSISQMAVRQHINAMELDQNDALLFEDGDLLTYLIWQKVKFGKMDHELLKLWKEHPPSLYLICYPDVPWIFDPLREHPNWRMPLFKIYLEFILSHKCNFQIVSGVGAKRISKTEIFIRRFLKEL, from the coding sequence ATGAGAATTGTTTTTACCGGCCCTGAATCTACAGGAAAAACCAGTCTAGCTGTCCTTTTTTCTCATCGATACAAAGGTAAGCTGAATATTGAATATAGTCGTCTCTTTCTATCAGAGCATGGTCCAGACTATACCTTTCATTCAATCTCACAAATGGCTGTACGGCAACATATTAATGCTATGGAACTGGATCAAAATGATGCATTGTTGTTTGAAGATGGGGATTTGTTAACCTACCTTATTTGGCAAAAAGTGAAATTTGGAAAAATGGATCATGAGTTGTTGAAACTTTGGAAAGAGCACCCTCCATCCCTCTATTTGATTTGCTATCCTGATGTACCTTGGATTTTTGATCCCTTAAGAGAACATCCCAATTGGAGAATGCCATTGTTCAAAATCTATTTGGAATTTATTTTGAGCCATAAATGTAATTTTCAAATTGTGAGTGGAGTTGGCGCCAAACGAATCAGCAAAACTGAAATTTTTATCAGGAGATTTCTAAAAGAGCTTTAA
- the era gene encoding GTPase Era, whose protein sequence is MPQSGFVSIIGLPNSGKSTLVNALSEGKLSIVSPKPQTTRQRVFSIVTKQDMQIIYSDTPGWILDAKYPLHQLMNERVFESFTDADLILLLIDGPVGLDDFTKIHNLTKKINHLAKLVVINKMDLMSPSQIEHLVSGINKMESSLPVFVLSAKTGTGLNDLRSKIEEMIPEHPFYFPEDIISDKPIRFFISELIREQIMYQYKDEIPYSIFVEVTSCKGVDESLPLAKIEATIHVAKESQVSILLGKAGSKIKALGIGARIEIEKFLGQKVYLGLSVKLKKDWRNNPDFIEKSGILR, encoded by the coding sequence ATGCCACAATCCGGTTTTGTAAGTATTATTGGTTTACCTAATAGTGGCAAATCCACGCTTGTGAATGCTTTAAGCGAAGGAAAACTAAGTATTGTTTCTCCTAAACCTCAAACAACACGTCAAAGAGTCTTTTCAATTGTCACAAAACAGGATATGCAGATTATATATTCTGATACCCCTGGCTGGATTCTTGATGCCAAATATCCGCTGCATCAATTGATGAATGAACGTGTATTTGAATCATTTACGGACGCTGATCTAATACTATTGTTGATCGATGGACCGGTTGGATTGGATGATTTTACCAAAATTCACAATCTTACCAAAAAAATTAACCATTTGGCTAAATTAGTGGTTATTAACAAAATGGATCTGATGTCTCCCTCCCAAATTGAACATTTGGTTTCAGGAATTAATAAAATGGAATCAAGTCTGCCTGTTTTCGTTTTATCTGCAAAAACAGGCACAGGGCTCAATGATCTAAGATCAAAAATCGAGGAAATGATACCAGAACATCCATTCTATTTTCCCGAAGACATAATCAGTGATAAACCCATCAGATTTTTTATTTCGGAACTGATCAGAGAACAAATTATGTACCAATACAAAGATGAAATTCCTTATTCAATCTTCGTAGAAGTCACTAGCTGTAAAGGGGTTGATGAATCTTTACCCCTCGCAAAAATAGAGGCAACCATTCATGTAGCAAAGGAAAGTCAGGTATCCATCTTGCTTGGAAAAGCAGGCTCAAAAATAAAAGCACTTGGCATAGGTGCCAGAATTGAAATTGAGAAATTTCTTGGACAAAAGGTCTATTTGGGTTTAAGTGTTAAATTAAAAAAAGACTGGCGCAACAATCCAGACTTTATCGAAAAATCAGGTATCTTAAGATGA